Below is a window of Clostridiales bacterium DNA.
GTTGTGGAGACCACATTCTCCACATAATAGCCGTATTCCCGGAAAATCTGCTGGACACGGTCATACAGGGTAATACCTTCCGCCATGCAGGCACAGGCAACCTCACTGATCAGCAGGCTCGCATTTACACCATCCTTGTCCCGGACAAATGTGCTGCTCAGGAAGCCATAGCTTTCCTCAAATCCGAACAGAAAGGTATAATCCCCGCTGTCCATAAACTGCTGGATCTTCTCGCCGATAAACTTGAATCCGGTCAGCGTTTCGAAGAGTTTTACATGGAAGCTTTCGCAGATCCGGTTGGCCAGGCTGGTGGAAACAATGCTCTTGACAGCAGCCCCGTTGGCCGGCAGCGTTCCGCTTTTCTGCTTGCTGGAAAGGATGTAATGAAGCAGTACGCAGCCGATCTGGTTACCGCTCAGGAGATGCCACTCACCGGAACCGTCCTTAACGGCAACGCCCAGCCGGTCACAGTCGGGATCTGTCGCAAAGATCACGCTGGCGCCGACTTCTGCGGCTTTTTTGAATGCAAGCTCGTAAGCACCCGGATCTTCCGGATTCGGGACCTTGATCGTGCTGAAATTCGGATCCGGCATTTCCTGTTCCTTCACCACCGCAACGTTGGTCAGCCCGATTTCCTTCAGCACACGGCGGACCGGTACGTTTCCGCTGCCATGAAGGGGCGTGTACACGATATTCAGCCTGGGACCTTCCTTCTTCAGCAGTTCCGGATTGATACTCAGCGTCTTGATTCTGGCAATATAGTCATCGTCCACTTCTTTGTTTCCGATGATTTTCAGCAGCCCTTTGTCCAGCGCTTCCTGCTCATCCATCAGGCGGCATTCGGTATACTTTGTGGCACGGATAACCCGGGTAATGCTTTCTGCGATTTCAGGAGCCACCTGGGCACCGTCTTCCCCGTATACCTTGTATCCGTTGTACTGGGGCGGATTATGGCTGGCCGTTATCACCACGCCGGCTGCCGCATGCAGATGCCGGACCGCAAAGCTCAGGACCGGAACCGGCCGCAGTGCGTCAAACAGGAAAGCCGGTACGCCTTCCGCGCACAGTACCAGGGCAGTATCCCTGGCGAATTCAGCGCTGAACCGCCGGCTGTCATAAGCAATGACGACACCGCGCGCCGCGTCTGCCGGGTTCTTCAGCAAATGCCCGGCCAGGCCTTTTGTCGCACGGCGGACATTATACTTATTCATCCGGTTCATACCGGCGCCAAGTACGCCGCGCATTCCGGCGGTACCGAAACTCAGTTCGGTATAAAAACGGTCTTCAATTTCCTTCTCATCATCCCGGATTTCCAGAAGTTCCCGAACCGTTTCCGCATCATCCGCGAAGTCTTTCAGCCACTGTTCATAATTTTCACGAATCGTCATACTTCAGCATCCTTTCTGTCCGAGACATATACTTTATTTCATTATAATGGGATTCTTCCGGTTTGACAAGAACCATCCCCGGCTTACCGGCTCCAGCTGCGCCGCGCGGCGGGAAGAAACACGCGCCGCATCCAGTACCGCACATGTCCAGGCCGGCTGAGTTCTGACTTCAGGAGTACAGCCGTATCCCGGATAAATCCGGTATCCTCCTGTCCGGGCTGCATTGCGGAATACCGCAGCACCGATACAATCCTTCCGACCGGCTCAACCGATGTGGAGAACGGCCCCATCCGGTCAATCCGCCGGGTGAATGCAATCGGCGATTCCCCGTTCTTCCGGGTCAGGTTTTCAGCTGCAAACAGATCAGATACTTCCTGAATCCAGATCTCCGTCTTTTTTTCCTCCGATCCGGCCCGCTTTTCACGAAGCACCGGGGATGTCACCGTGATCCGGGCTGCCAGTGCGGTCAGCAGCAGGATTGCAAGCAAAATCAACCAGGGAAATCCGCCTGACCCGCCGTTGTCCGTACGCCCGGAATCGGAGTCCTGCGGCGGGACTGTCCCGGAATCCGGCGGACTCGTCGGTTCCGGTTCCGGCGTCGGATTCGGATGATCCGCTTCCGGGGTCGGCGTGGCATTCTCTGTGTTGGTTATGGGATCCGGGGACGGAGCTGCGTCCGGTGCAGATGGGTTTTCCGGCGGCTGGGCGTTCTGTGATGCATTTCGTGTTTTGGGAGTCGCATCAAATGTCAGCCATCCGAAGCCCTTAAAACAGACTTCGGTCCACGCATGTGCGTTTTCTCCTGTTACCAGTGCCTCTCCGCCGGCACCCGGCTCCGCCAGGTATCCTTCCACATACCGTGCCGGCAGTCCGGCCATCCGGCACAGCACTGTCATTGCCGACGCGAAATATGTACAGTATCCTTTCCGGGTCTGGAACAGAAACATGGTCACAAAATCGATGTTCTCCGGATGTTCACTGACATCCAGGGTATAACGGCAGTTGTTCCTCAGCCAGTTCTGAATTGCGGCTGCCTTTTCATACGGGTTGCTGACCCCTGCAGTGATCTTCCGGGCCAGGTCGTATACGGACTCTTCCAGATGATCCGGAAGTGCCGTATAGATCTCCGGAACATCTTCCCACCCCGTATCGCTCTTCGCAGCGCAGAAATCCAGCAGGGCTCCGATTCCTGCATCGTCGGAGGTAAACAATGGTGCCCGGACTGTATACGTATCCCCGTCCTGAAGATTCCGCGTAATGAAAATTTCGGATGCATCGGAAAAATAAGGAACCAGATCCGCTCCGGGAATCAGTTCCCGGACCCGCTGCGGTACAAAAAGCGTGGAGGGGCTTTCATTCAGCAGACGAATACGGATCGTTTCCGTTCCGCTCAGTGAATTCTGGATGGAATCCGGCGGCAGGCCCTGGTCAAACAGACGGCGCCTGTTGCTCTCCATCCGGCCGGACTGCCACAGATACCTGCGTCCGCCTGCTGTGTTGCCCCAGGAGCGCCCCGTATAGGCATCGTAAATTGTGCCGCGCAGATATGTGGTACGCGGAGTGTTCACCTGCATAACCGGTGTTTTTTCCGGATTGGGTTTGCCGCCCAGCTGATCCTGTCCCTGCGGCGAATATCCGACTGCATAAAGCGAGAAAACATCCCGGGCTTCCGTAAAAAACAGGCGGTCCATAATCGCCTGGCGTATATCATCCGCCTTATTCTTCAACGCAGGCACTTCCGTACATCCCCCGCCCAGCAGGAAAGCAAGTACAGTGATCAGTGCAGCCCATGGGAGAACACGGAGTGCCGGGGTTTCTTCATTCCGGGTGATCAGGATCAGTGTCAGCACAGCTGCCAGGGCCGGGAGCATCCACGGAAGCAGATCCTGGCGCTCTGAAAACCATGTCATCAGTGCAACACCGATACAGAGCAGCAGGGACGGAAGGCATGTCGCCCTTCGGATTGTCACCGTGAAGCAGATCATGGTCATGGCGATCGTGGTAATCCGCATCGCCTGCCTGGCAATCAGCGGAAGCGCCGACTGGATTCCATGCATCCGCAGGGCCATCGCCATCACATAATCCGACATCATCCGGGATCCGCTTCCTGTCAGCCAGACCAGTAATCCGGCCAGTCCGGCCCCAGTCACCGCGATCACTGATATCCGATGCAGGCAGGCAGCTTCCAGCACGATGATAATGGCTGCGGAAAGGAGCAGCATCCCCGAATCAAAGAGAGAGGGATCCATCACGCCAAGCAGCGGCATGATCAGTCCGGCAGACAAAAGAAAAGCAATCAGCGCATGGACTGCCCTTGCGCGGATTTTCATGCCCATCCGGTCTCCCTCCTTCCCGAATCCAAATCCCGTTTACCCGGCATTCGGCGTCACATAGGCTACTTCGATCTCACTGTGCTGCAGCCTTGATATCAGAGGCAGCACGTTCGCGTCTTCCGGGGTGGATGTCACCAGGTACAGGCGCAGGTTGGGGCCGGTCCTGTGAATCCGGGTCATGATATCCACCATCGCATAGTTCAGACGTGCTGTTACCACTGCCACGCAGCCGACTTTGCTCATCCGGCTGCTTTCCATCTGAAGCACCCGTTCAAACCGGTCTGTTTCAGAAAAATCGACTCCGGCAAGATACTTCAGTGCAATAGTCGTACCAATGCTGCGGTCCGCCTCTGCCGGCCTGCTGCCGGTGAGCGGCATCCGGATTTCGTGGTCTGTCCGCATCTGGGCAGAAAACAGGGATGCTGCTGTCTCAAGCAGCGTGTCCCGGATATCGGCTTCCGCCTGGGAATCTCCATGGAACGGCGGCCTCGAGCAATCCATCAGGATCAGGACCTCCTGCAGCAGGGGCTCTTCAAACTTCCGCACAATCAGTTCCTGTTTTCTGGCTGAAAGCTTCCAGTGGATTTTCTTCATCGCGTCACCGGGCTGGTAGGCCCGGATATCAGAAGGAGCATTCAGATCCTCATTGGCCCGCGCCATCAGTTCACTGCCGGGATCGCCGGGCGCCATCACCAGCGGGTCCACATCAAAAACGCGCGGAAGCACCGTCAGTGAATAAACCGTCTCATCCGGACGGATCACCCGCTGGAACATTCCCAGCATATCTTCTATCATGCAGGTTTGTATTCCTGATGTGTAAATGCCCACATGTGCAGCATCAATCGGCATCCGAAGGCTCTGAACGCGGCCGGGAATATCCTTCAGCCGGATCTTCCGGCTATCCCCGCCGCTCATGGACGGGATTTCCAGGATCACAGGTGCGACCGGAATCCACCCGCCGTGGCTCACTCCCAGCACAAGCGTGGTATGTTCTCCCCGGTAAACCGTCTGGTCCTCTATCTCAGCGGTAATACGAACAGTCGCGGAAGCCCATATTACGCTGATCAGGCAAACAAATACCGTCAGCGCAACCATGATTGCGAGAACAAACAGCAGTGTGCTGCCGGTCGACATCGCCGCGGTCAGCAGCATCGCAAACAGCCCGGCCGGCATCATCAGATGGCTCTTCATAATTTAACGGGGACCGCGGTGTTCTGCAGAATGTTCAGCAGAATCTGCTCCGTCTGGATCCCTTTCATTTTTGTTTCCGGTGAAAGGACCATCCTGTGGGCAAGAACCGGAAGGAACATGTGCTGGATATCCTCCGGAAGCACAAAATCCCGGTCGTCCAGCAGCGCGCAGGCCTGGCCCCCGCGCAGCAGTGCAATGGCCGCCCGCGTGGATGCCCCCAGTGTGAAGGAAGGATCCTCACGGGTCGCGGCTGCCAGTGTCGCCACATAGGATCTTACCTCCGGTGAACAGTAAACCCGCGTCACCTGGTCCTGCATGGCAATCACATCCTGGGCGCTGCAGACAGGTTCAATCGTTGCCATTGGCGGAATGCTTCCGGAATAGCGCTCCAGGACATCCATTTCCTGCTGGACAGTCGGGTATCCGATGGATATACGCAGGAAGAACCGGTCAACCTGGGCTTCCGGCAGCGGATAAGTTCCGACAAATTCTCCGGGGTTCTGGGTGGCAAGCACAATAAACGGCCGCGGCAGCGGGTGGGTTTCCCCGTCCACTGTTACCTGATGCTCTTCCATAACCTCCAGCAGGGCGGACTGGGTTTTGGGGCTGGTACGGTTGATCTCATCCGCCAGAACGATCTGGCTCATTACTGCCCCTTCCCGATATTCCATTTCACCTGTCTTGATGTTGATCAGGGTGTAGCCGGTTACATCCGACGGCATCAGATCCGGCGTAAACTGAATTCTCCGGAATGTACAGTCCAGTGACCGGGCCAGCGCGCTGGCCAGTGTCGTCTTCCCGACGCCCGGCACATCTTCAATCAGCACATGGCCTTTGCACAGCAATGCAATCAGCGCATATTCAACGGCTTCCTCCTTGCCGACAATCGCCTTGCCGATATTCTGCTGCAGCGACATAATCATACGTCCTGGATTCAGCATGAACCTGCGCCCCCTCCGGAAAGAAAATTACAATGGAATCAACTTGAGTATTATACCTGTAATTGATGAAAACATCAAGATGTTGTATAATGCTGCCAGCCGATGCAACATCTGATAGTAAGGAGGCCGAACTCCGTGTGGGATATCCGGGTCGTGGATGAAACCCCGGCCGGGAATGATGCAGCCGCCCTGGCCCGCAGCGGTGCGGCTTGCCTAAGGCCGGCGGTTCTTCGCTACCTGCGGTAATGTATCCGTCAGAGGGGTGAATGGATATGTGTAACGGTATTGGAATTGATCTTTGTGAAATCTCCCGAATGGAAAAGCTGATGGCGGATGAACGGTTCATGAACCGCTGGTTTACGCCGGATGAAATCCGTTATGTTCACACCAAGGGGAAAGGTGCCGCACAGACGCTGGCCGGCCTTTTTGCGGCCCGCGAAGCCCTGGCTAAGGCGCTGGGATCCGGAATTGATTTTAACCTGAAGGAGGCAGAAATCCTCCATACGCAGACCGGAACCCCGTATTTCCGCCTGAACGGCCGTCTGGCAGAAAGGACCGCCGGGAGCCGGATCCTTTTAAGCATTACGCATGATGCCGGAGTCGCAGCCGCTGTCTGCATCCTGGAACAGGAATAAAAAAGGAACCGGCTATGCTATGCCGGTTCCCTGATTTTGTATACCCCTGTCACTGCCGGAACAGCACTGCCTGCGGCTGGCATTCCATATCGCCGGATGTAACCCTGAGCGCTTCCGCATCCTGTAATACTGCCTTTCCGGAATAAGCTTTCAGGAAATCCTCCGGTCCGGAAATGGGCCATCCGGAAATATACTGTGTTTTATAGTGCATCGGCAGGACCGTGCGGGCCTCCAGGATTTTAGCTGTTTCAGCCGCCTGTTTCCCGTCAATCGTAAAGAAGCCACCGACCGGAACCATCAGGATATCAGGCCGGAACAATTTCCGGATTTGTTCTTCATTCAGCGCACAGCCCAGGTCACCCAGATGAACCACCCGCAGTCCTTCTGCTTCGATCAGGAACAGCAATGTTGTTCCTCTTTTTTTGCCTTCTTCGTCATCATGGTACCCGGCGATGGCAGTAATCCGGATCATCGGGTCCGGGGAGAATGTCCCTTCCCCGCTGATCACAGCCGGATGGCCGGTGATGTTCTCCACCGCATTGTGATCCCGATGTCCGTGGGAAACAAGGACCGCGTCCGCTTTTACCGCTTCAACCGGGTAGCCGCAGGAACTGTCATAAGGATCCGTTGCAATCCGGAATCCGCTTTCCGTTTCAATCAGGAATTCTGCGTGATGAATCTGCCGGATAACCATATCATTTCCCTCCGCCGAAAAAAGTCATATGCACAGCCGGAATTCCCTGATGGCCGCGGAGCCGTTCTGCCCACCGGGCATGCAGTTTCCGGCATGCTTCCTCATAGGATTCCCGGCTTTCCTCTCCTGCTTTCAGCAGCATCCTCTCGGTGTTCCCGTCTGAAGGGGCCAGATGGTTCCGATGTCGTTCCAGCAGGCTTCTGCAGCATGCAGCTGCCGGGCCGGTTGTACACTCCTCCGGAATGAATCCGGGCAGAAATACGCCGTCTTTGCGGTCCAGCAGAATCCATCCGCCTTCCCTTACCAGCTTCCATCCAGCCTTACCCGCCCGGTTGATGAAATCATTCAGCGTGTTCTCTGAAGCTGCTGCAGGAAGGTCGGTAGCATACAGCCATTCTTCGGACCGGCTTCGCCGGAGCACTGCGGGACGTTCCGTTTCCAGGGCGTCCAGAATACTCCTCAGTTCTTCACGAAAAGGATTCACAGAGATCATTTTCCCTTCCTATCGTTCTGACAGCGGAGAACCGGCCAGGGCACTCCGCACAGCCTCTGCTGCCTTGTCCATGTTTTTGATCTGTTCGTTGTCCATTCCGTCCGGCGGGGTCCGGTTGGCGGCAAGGCACCGGTAATAGTACTGGCCGTCCTGCCGGTACCGCCATGTATAAAGCGGCGTATACTCCGGCTGTTCCACTGCAGCTTTACCGTCCCGGGTCATATGAATGCGGACGTGCAGCAGGTACCCGGAAATCCTCCTGATATTGGAGCGGTCTCCGCTCAGTACGGTTCCCAGGCTCCAGATACACAGGATCTCTTTTTCATTTCCGTCCGGCTGCTGTACAGTAAGATACTCTGCCGCCTGCGGAACCCGGCTTCCGGCTCCGATAATCAGGTCTGCCCCCGCATCCGCAATGCTCTGGGCCAGCGCTTTCTGGGCTTTATCCGGCGTTTTTCCGACCTTGCCCCAGTTCATCAGGACAATCACCGCTTCCGCGCCGCGGTTCCGGGCTTCGGTAATATCTGCTGCAATCCGTTCGCTTTCTGCCGCCGGCACAGTATCGGATTCTTCCTTTTTATCCATTTTCTTCCGGGTGGAAGCAGAAACGGTGTCCGTATATGACAGAATCGAAATCCGGATTCCCTGAACCACAGTGATGCTGACCCGTTCCCGGTCTCCGGATTCGAATATTCCGGCCGGTGAAATACCGTTTTCCCTCAGGTTTGTCCGGGTGGAGGAAACTCCGCCGCTTTCCTTGGCCCATGCGTTGGCAAATCCGCATGCTGCAACCTGGAAACCGGCATTTTTCAGGACCCTGGCCACGGAAGACGGTGTAACCGTATCGGAGACCTTTTCCTCGTCGCTGATGATATTTTCCAGGAAAACCGCATTCAGATCAGACCGGATTTCATTTTTCAGAAGGCTCAAAACATCCGAGAAATCATATGTCCTGGAATCTGAAAGGTAGCTGTTTTTCCGGACTTCGCCGTCCATTGCCACCGTACCGGCCACCGTCATGGTAAAGCTCCGTTCGGCAGCTGCAGTCACCGGAGTGGCTTCCGGCGGTGCGGAAACACCGGATGCAGTTTCATGCAGAAGATCAGCTGTTTCGTTGTCCCGGTCCGGTTCCGGAGTATTTCCCGGCTTGCCGGTAACTTCATCCGGGCCGGTATAGCTTTCTTCCAGATTCAGGGGATTCATTCCGGCACCGGTCAGGTCAATGGACCTGCCGGAGGAAAACCGGATCAGGATCATAACCGATCCGATCAGAACCAGAAGGGTCACTACTAGCATCACCCGCGTACCGAGTGATACCTTCCTGTTCCCCGGATCCTTCACCGGTTTCACCTCCATTTTCTCTGCCACAGCCGGAAAATCAGACTACGCCCTGCAGTATAGCTGCCAGTACTACACTCCCAAGCATAATGCCTGCAAGGACAAGCGCTCCAATCCTGAGCATGCTCTTTTTGCGTTCAGCGGTACTTTTTCTGGTCATTTCTGTCTCTCCGTCCGAAAGCCGGTTCAGCTTTCCGTTTTTGTCTGATCCGGATTCCTTCTGCGCCGGGATACCGTGCTGGTTTCCCGGTTTCCTTCCGGTTTGAATGAAGCGGTGTAATCCGCATCGTCTTCGGTCCCGGATGTGTATCGTCCGTATGGATTGTCCACATTCCTGGAGTATGGCTTCACGGTTGCCTGTCCTCCGGC
It encodes the following:
- a CDS encoding MBL fold metallo-hydrolase, translated to MVIRQIHHAEFLIETESGFRIATDPYDSSCGYPVEAVKADAVLVSHGHRDHNAVENITGHPAVISGEGTFSPDPMIRITAIAGYHDDEEGKKRGTTLLFLIEAEGLRVVHLGDLGCALNEEQIRKLFRPDILMVPVGGFFTIDGKQAAETAKILEARTVLPMHYKTQYISGWPISGPEDFLKAYSGKAVLQDAEALRVTSGDMECQPQAVLFRQ
- a CDS encoding CapA family protein produces the protein MKDPGNRKVSLGTRVMLVVTLLVLIGSVMILIRFSSGRSIDLTGAGMNPLNLEESYTGPDEVTGKPGNTPEPDRDNETADLLHETASGVSAPPEATPVTAAAERSFTMTVAGTVAMDGEVRKNSYLSDSRTYDFSDVLSLLKNEIRSDLNAVFLENIISDEEKVSDTVTPSSVARVLKNAGFQVAACGFANAWAKESGGVSSTRTNLRENGISPAGIFESGDRERVSITVVQGIRISILSYTDTVSASTRKKMDKKEESDTVPAAESERIAADITEARNRGAEAVIVLMNWGKVGKTPDKAQKALAQSIADAGADLIIGAGSRVPQAAEYLTVQQPDGNEKEILCIWSLGTVLSGDRSNIRRISGYLLHVRIHMTRDGKAAVEQPEYTPLYTWRYRQDGQYYYRCLAANRTPPDGMDNEQIKNMDKAAEAVRSALAGSPLSER
- a CDS encoding DUF58 domain-containing protein, whose translation is MKSHLMMPAGLFAMLLTAAMSTGSTLLFVLAIMVALTVFVCLISVIWASATVRITAEIEDQTVYRGEHTTLVLGVSHGGWIPVAPVILEIPSMSGGDSRKIRLKDIPGRVQSLRMPIDAAHVGIYTSGIQTCMIEDMLGMFQRVIRPDETVYSLTVLPRVFDVDPLVMAPGDPGSELMARANEDLNAPSDIRAYQPGDAMKKIHWKLSARKQELIVRKFEEPLLQEVLILMDCSRPPFHGDSQAEADIRDTLLETAASLFSAQMRTDHEIRMPLTGSRPAEADRSIGTTIALKYLAGVDFSETDRFERVLQMESSRMSKVGCVAVVTARLNYAMVDIMTRIHRTGPNLRLYLVTSTPEDANVLPLISRLQHSEIEVAYVTPNAG
- the acpS gene encoding holo-ACP synthase gives rise to the protein MCNGIGIDLCEISRMEKLMADERFMNRWFTPDEIRYVHTKGKGAAQTLAGLFAAREALAKALGSGIDFNLKEAEILHTQTGTPYFRLNGRLAERTAGSRILLSITHDAGVAAAVCILEQE
- a CDS encoding phospho-sugar mutase, yielding MTIRENYEQWLKDFADDAETVRELLEIRDDEKEIEDRFYTELSFGTAGMRGVLGAGMNRMNKYNVRRATKGLAGHLLKNPADAARGVVIAYDSRRFSAEFARDTALVLCAEGVPAFLFDALRPVPVLSFAVRHLHAAAGVVITASHNPPQYNGYKVYGEDGAQVAPEIAESITRVIRATKYTECRLMDEQEALDKGLLKIIGNKEVDDDYIARIKTLSINPELLKKEGPRLNIVYTPLHGSGNVPVRRVLKEIGLTNVAVVKEQEMPDPNFSTIKVPNPEDPGAYELAFKKAAEVGASVIFATDPDCDRLGVAVKDGSGEWHLLSGNQIGCVLLHYILSSKQKSGTLPANGAAVKSIVSTSLANRICESFHVKLFETLTGFKFIGEKIQQFMDSGDYTFLFGFEESYGFLSSTFVRDKDGVNASLLISEVACACMAEGITLYDRVQQIFREYGYYVENVVSTTLPGKDGLTRMKEIMTGLRNNPPKEIAGLKVTAVRDYLKGTRMSGGTEEPTGLPISDVLYFELEKGCWVCVRPSGTEPKIKLYVNSNDSEQAKAEELNRRLCEASKALMA
- a CDS encoding MoxR family ATPase — protein: MLNPGRMIMSLQQNIGKAIVGKEEAVEYALIALLCKGHVLIEDVPGVGKTTLASALARSLDCTFRRIQFTPDLMPSDVTGYTLINIKTGEMEYREGAVMSQIVLADEINRTSPKTQSALLEVMEEHQVTVDGETHPLPRPFIVLATQNPGEFVGTYPLPEAQVDRFFLRISIGYPTVQQEMDVLERYSGSIPPMATIEPVCSAQDVIAMQDQVTRVYCSPEVRSYVATLAAATREDPSFTLGASTRAAIALLRGGQACALLDDRDFVLPEDIQHMFLPVLAHRMVLSPETKMKGIQTEQILLNILQNTAVPVKL